In Paramormyrops kingsleyae isolate MSU_618 chromosome 5, PKINGS_0.4, whole genome shotgun sequence, one DNA window encodes the following:
- the LOC111833121 gene encoding elongin-B — MDVFLMIRRHKTTIFTDAKESTTVFELKRIVEGILKRPPEDQKLFKDDQTLEDSKTLGECGFTNQTARPQAPATVGLAFRLSDEVFEPLRLDPFSSPPELPDVMKPQDSGSTTSEQAVQ, encoded by the exons ATG GATGTGTTTCTTATGATCCGCCGTCACAAGACCACCATTTTCACAGACGCCAAGGAATCCACCACTGTGTTCGAGCTGAAACGGATTGTGGAGGGAATCCTTAAAAGGCCACCAGAGGACCAGAAGCTCTTCAAG GATGACCAAACGCTTGAAGACAGTAAGACGTTAGGGGAGTGTGGCTTTACTAACCAAACTGCGAGACCCCAAGCTCCAGCCACCGTTGGACTGGCTTTTCGTCTGAGTG aTGAGGTCTTTGAGCCGCTGCGGCTGGATCCGTTCTCCAGCCCCCCAGAGCTCCCGGACGTCATGAAACCACAGGATTCAGGCAGCACCACCAGCGAACAGGCCGTGCAATGA